One window from the genome of Marinobacter sp. LV10R510-11A encodes:
- a CDS encoding F0F1 ATP synthase subunit gamma translates to MAQTLETLTRHSETLTSIRGIVHTMKTLSAINASPYEHAARSIEAYHQTILQGFAAFAYRTGGIALRQEDALEHLVIVFGSDHGLCGNYNEVLAEIVKQHDQAPTNGKKRMLCIGAQMNDALDDQGLTPDAVLLPPASAEGIGRIAGDIVTRIDKFSRGQPLYRLAVTLAFTQRGEQGLREPVTQRLLPLEPALLQRSKHWNSRSLPDYTMEAEALLSSLIRSHIFASVFRASAEAMVTENSARLALMQQAEQSVDERIEDVKGELRSVRQDEITNELMDVIIGFEALKKPKKNRSLKTAVRMRFLFNNYNRNFSSSQELNPYCNP, encoded by the coding sequence ATGGCCCAGACGCTTGAGACCCTAACTCGCCACAGCGAAACGCTGACCAGCATTCGTGGCATTGTCCACACCATGAAAACCCTGTCGGCGATTAACGCGTCACCTTATGAACACGCTGCCCGATCAATCGAAGCCTATCACCAGACCATACTTCAGGGTTTCGCCGCCTTCGCTTACCGAACCGGCGGGATCGCCCTGCGCCAGGAGGACGCGCTGGAGCATCTGGTGATCGTGTTCGGCTCCGACCACGGTCTTTGTGGCAACTACAACGAGGTTCTCGCGGAGATCGTTAAGCAGCACGACCAAGCACCAACAAACGGCAAAAAACGCATGCTCTGCATTGGCGCGCAGATGAACGATGCCCTGGATGATCAGGGCCTGACGCCCGATGCTGTTCTGCTACCACCGGCGTCTGCCGAAGGCATCGGCCGCATTGCCGGCGACATAGTTACCCGCATAGACAAATTCAGCCGGGGACAACCACTGTACCGCCTGGCCGTCACTCTGGCGTTCACCCAGCGTGGCGAACAGGGCCTGCGGGAACCGGTGACACAAAGGCTTCTGCCACTGGAGCCTGCGTTGCTACAACGCTCAAAACACTGGAATTCCCGCTCGCTTCCGGATTACACCATGGAGGCGGAAGCCCTGCTGTCATCGCTGATTCGCAGCCATATCTTTGCCAGTGTTTTCCGCGCCTCCGCAGAAGCCATGGTCACTGAAAACTCGGCGCGTTTGGCCCTTATGCAGCAGGCGGAGCAGTCCGTGGATGAGCGCATAGAAGATGTAAAAGGTGAGTTGAGATCGGTACGGCAAGACGAAATAACCAATGAACTGATGGATGTGATTATTGGTTTTGAGGCGTTGAAGAAGCCCAAAAAAAACCGCAGCCTTAAGACTGCGGTTCGGATGCGATTTCTATTCAACAATTACAATAGAAACTTCAGTTCATCCCAAGAGTTGAATCCATATTGCAACCCATGA
- a CDS encoding LPP20 family lipoprotein has product MINVRTNSPALLITLFLSLVLSGCASNGKSGVLAEWVLSPPVDTSSTIYGVGEGMALRGARDDALAVIAGKLETHVTSDVQTETVLTDGQETSKTRNRVRTTTESLKLSEFRTVNNAQAGNRLFVLLSVDRQTLVDSILKDIDRLGREIDARLSDVENSTRVKYLYRLTLARGLITEAIDKVLLVQSAGQDGSLRQGALSRYQSLLAERDRIQQSLNLAVTWDPYTSNVGEELLTMLLELGLRAEVGTPNGNYDGVIAVTGDPSKREIFDEYHVQLKALISLNDNKGSEISSARYDAAASSLTDFDLALKTTNRLVAEEIQERGIWRALNMHKEP; this is encoded by the coding sequence GTGATTAACGTGCGTACTAATAGCCCGGCGCTTCTGATTACCCTGTTCTTAAGCCTTGTGCTGAGCGGATGTGCGAGCAACGGCAAATCGGGAGTGTTGGCGGAATGGGTGCTCAGCCCGCCGGTAGATACCTCGTCAACAATTTACGGGGTTGGTGAAGGAATGGCATTGCGTGGCGCGCGAGATGATGCCCTGGCAGTGATTGCGGGGAAGCTTGAAACCCACGTGACGTCCGATGTTCAAACCGAAACAGTGCTGACGGATGGTCAAGAAACTTCAAAAACGCGAAATCGCGTTCGTACGACCACAGAATCGTTAAAATTGTCGGAGTTTCGGACGGTCAATAATGCCCAGGCTGGTAACCGACTGTTCGTGTTGTTATCTGTGGATCGTCAAACCCTAGTCGATTCCATCCTAAAGGATATTGATCGGTTGGGCCGGGAAATTGACGCTCGCCTATCCGATGTAGAAAACAGCACCCGTGTGAAATACCTTTACCGTCTTACCCTTGCCCGAGGCCTGATCACAGAGGCTATCGATAAGGTCTTGCTGGTGCAGTCAGCCGGTCAGGATGGCAGTTTGAGGCAGGGGGCGTTGTCTCGGTATCAGTCGTTGCTGGCAGAGCGCGACCGTATTCAGCAGTCCCTGAACCTGGCAGTAACTTGGGACCCTTACACGTCGAATGTTGGCGAAGAGCTTTTGACGATGCTGTTGGAGCTTGGTTTGCGAGCAGAAGTTGGTACCCCAAATGGAAATTATGATGGCGTGATTGCCGTGACTGGCGACCCTTCCAAACGTGAAATATTTGATGAGTATCACGTTCAGCTGAAGGCACTGATTTCGCTTAATGATAACAAAGGTAGTGAGATCTCATCTGCTCGTTACGACGCTGCCGCCAGCTCGCTTACCGATTTTGATCTGGCGTTGAAAACAACAAACCGATTGGTTGCTGAGGAAATTCAAGAGCGTGGTATTTGGCGTGCTCTGAATATGCATAAAGAGCCTTGA
- a CDS encoding transglycosylase SLT domain-containing protein: MSRFRRAMSVLLIGCPLALGSYHLAAKSEYKSGDSGFAAYKQDVQQGYASYRDQVQKEAREFAALHEQVSAGYESRIADVWADPEQSSQTRWVLYEDEYKRKRVVDFKKGTIVWSTPERYANSGFDLAEAKTVLAELMSLTHRQAFEQDEVASEVESKSLAQFDHLETAELDDKPVLPAYLFGDSAASQSRVDGAIDSMVASAKKVERNQQGQSVVVWTFPMAIDEGSIEPPTVETPQSKPMSKPKAKPKIKAAPTPMLGSGEVWRTKAIDADQLKHLPARARPFVSSINRENVKFELSAELLLAIMETESAFNPMAKSPIPAFGLMQIVPASAGQDATEKLFGKPRLLAPSYLYNPENNIKVGAAYFNILYYRYFRGIEDPLSRLYCSIAAYNTGPGNVSKALTGNSMALKPATRIANTMSPSEVHAHLMSNLPYEETVNYLRKVTSRLAKYEEVLSSD; the protein is encoded by the coding sequence ATGAGTCGTTTTCGTAGAGCCATGTCTGTGCTGCTGATTGGTTGCCCTCTTGCATTGGGTAGCTACCACTTAGCTGCAAAATCTGAATACAAATCGGGCGACTCGGGCTTTGCGGCGTATAAGCAAGACGTGCAGCAAGGCTACGCGTCCTATCGGGACCAGGTGCAGAAAGAGGCGCGTGAATTCGCAGCGCTTCATGAACAGGTATCGGCTGGTTACGAGAGCCGAATTGCCGATGTATGGGCTGATCCTGAGCAGTCGTCCCAAACCCGCTGGGTGCTCTACGAAGACGAGTATAAACGCAAGCGCGTCGTTGATTTTAAGAAGGGCACGATCGTTTGGTCTACGCCTGAGCGTTACGCCAATTCTGGCTTTGATCTGGCGGAGGCTAAAACCGTGCTTGCTGAGCTGATGTCGCTCACGCATCGGCAAGCTTTTGAGCAGGACGAAGTGGCGAGCGAGGTTGAATCCAAGAGTCTTGCCCAGTTCGATCATCTGGAAACGGCGGAGCTGGATGACAAGCCTGTTTTGCCCGCCTACCTGTTTGGTGATAGTGCGGCGAGCCAGTCACGGGTTGATGGGGCGATTGACTCCATGGTTGCCTCGGCCAAGAAGGTTGAGCGAAATCAACAGGGACAATCAGTTGTCGTTTGGACTTTTCCGATGGCAATTGATGAGGGCTCAATCGAGCCGCCAACAGTCGAAACGCCGCAATCTAAGCCAATGTCCAAGCCTAAGGCTAAACCCAAGATCAAGGCAGCACCGACTCCCATGCTGGGCTCAGGTGAAGTATGGAGGACGAAAGCCATCGACGCGGATCAGCTTAAGCATCTCCCAGCTCGGGCGCGTCCTTTCGTTTCATCTATCAACCGTGAAAACGTGAAGTTCGAGCTTTCAGCAGAACTACTGCTGGCCATTATGGAGACAGAGTCGGCTTTTAACCCGATGGCAAAATCACCGATTCCCGCTTTCGGCCTTATGCAAATAGTACCGGCTAGCGCAGGGCAAGACGCAACCGAGAAGCTGTTTGGTAAGCCTAGGCTGCTTGCACCGTCTTATCTTTACAATCCTGAAAACAATATTAAGGTTGGTGCGGCTTATTTCAATATTCTGTATTACCGCTATTTCCGCGGTATCGAGGATCCGCTCTCTCGCCTGTACTGCTCGATTGCGGCCTATAACACAGGGCCGGGCAACGTATCCAAGGCTTTAACCGGTAACTCCATGGCTCTCAAGCCGGCTACTCGTATCGCCAATACCATGTCGCCCTCAGAGGTTCACGCCCATTTGATGAGCAATCTGCCTTATGAGGAGACGGTTAACTATCTGCGCAAAGTGACCAGTCGTTTGGCCAAGTATGAGGAGGTACTGTCGAGTGATTAA